In Vidua chalybeata isolate OUT-0048 chromosome 37 unlocalized genomic scaffold, bVidCha1 merged haplotype SUPER_37_unloc_3, whole genome shotgun sequence, the DNA window GTCACTtaggggtcactcaggggtcaaGAGatcactcaggggtcactcaggtgGTCAAGGGGTCAGTCCAGGAGTCAAGGGGCCACTCAGGTGGTcaaggggtcactcaggggtcactcaggtgGTCAAGGGGTCACTTAGGGGTCACTCAGGTGGTCAAGGGGTCATTTGGGTGGTCAGGGGTCATTTGGGTGGTCAAGGGGTCACTCACAGGTCCTTTGGGGTCACTCTGGTCATTCGAGGGATTGAGGCTCAAGGGGTCATTTGGGGGTCAAGGGGTCCCTCGCGGGGTCAAGGGGTCACTCAGGTGGTCATTCAGGGGTCACTCGGGGCATCAAGGGGTCACTCGAGGGTCACTCAAGGGTCATTTGGCCGGTCAGGAGGTCATTAGGGGAAGtttggggtcactcaggggtcattTGGAGGGTCACgcggtcactcaggggtcactcaggggtcattTGGGTGGTCAAGGGGTCATTCAGGGGTCACTCGGGGGTCACTCGGGTGGTCAaggggtcacttggggtcacTCAGGTGGTcaaggggtcactcaggggtcactcggGTGGTcaaggggtcactcaggggtcactcggGTGGTCAAGGGGTCAGTCAGGGGTCATTCGGGCGGTCAAGAGGTcatttggggaggtttggggtcaCTCAGGCGTCAAGAGATCagtcaggggtcactcaggtgTTCTTTGGGGTGGTCAAGGGGTCATTTTGGGGGTCAAGGGGTCATTTGGGTGGTCAAAGGGTCACTcggtcactcaggggtcactcaggtgGTCAAGGGGTCAGTCCGGGAGTcaaggggtcactcaggggtcactcaggtgGTCAAGGGGTcatttggggaggtttggggtcactcaggggtcattTGGAGGGTCAAGGGGTCAGTCCGGGGTCGTTCAGGTGGTCAAGAGGTCAGTCCAGGAGTCAAGaggtcactcaggggtcactcaggtgGTCAAGGGGTCACTCAGGAGTCACTCAAGGGTCACTCAGGCAGTCAAAAGGTcatttggggaggtttgggtcACTCGGGGGTCACTCAGGTGGTcaaggggtcactcaggggtcactcggGTGGTCAAGGGGTCACTCAAGGGTCATTTGGGTGGTcaaggggtcactcaggggtcattCGGGCGGTCAAGAGGTcatttggggaggtttggggtcactcaggggtcaaggggtcactcaggggtcactcggGTGGTCAAGGGGTCAGTCCGGGAGTCAAGGGGCCACTCAGGGATCATTTGGGTGGTCAAGGGGTCATTTGGAGAGGTTTGGGTCACTCAGGGTTCACTCAGGTGGTCATTGGGGTGGTCAAGGGGTCACTAATGGTCATTCAGATGGCcaaggggtcactcaggggtgGTTTGGGCGGTCAAAGGGTCATTcaggggtggtttggggtcactcaggggtcactcaggtggtcaaggggtcactcagggggTCATTTTGGTGGTCAAGGGGTCATTTGGGTGGTCAAGAGGTCATTTGGGGGTCAAGGGGTCACTCACAGGTCGCTTGGGGTCACTCGGTGGTCATTCGAGGGATTGAGGCTCAAGGGGTCATTTGGGGGGTcaaggggtcactcaggggtcactcaggtgGTCATCTGGGCGGTCAAGGGGTCATTTGGGGGTcaaggggtcactcaggggtcacccAGTGGTCATTCAAGGAATTGAGGGTCAAGGGGTCATTCAAGGGACcaaggggtcactcaggggtcattTAGGGGTCAAGGGGTCAGTGTGGGTGTGGTCAGTGTGGGTGTGGTCAGTGTGGGTGTGGTCAGTGGGTGTGGTCAGTGGGCGTGGCCTCACCTGGCACTTGAAGGGCCGCTCGGTGGAGTGCACCTGCCGGACGTGGCTGTTCAGGTGGTCCGGCCTGGGGGAGTGACCAGTGGTGACCAGCAGTGACCACTGGTGTGACCAGCGACTGACCAGTGACTGACCAGTGACTGACCAGTGCCTGACCAGTGTCACCAGTAACACCAATGACCAGCAGTGACCACCGGTGACTGACCAGTGCCTGACCGGTGACTGACCAGTGCCTGACCAGTGTCACCAGTGCCTGACCAGTGACTGACCGGTCACTGACCAGTGACTGACCAGTGCCCGACCAGTGACTGACCAGTGACTGACCGGTCACTGACCGGTGACTGACCAGTGACTGACCAGTGACTGACCAGTGCCTGACCAGTGACTGACCAGTGCCTGACCAGTGACTGACCAGTGCCTGACCAGTGACTGACTTTTCCCTGACCAGTGACTGACCGGTCACTGACCGGTGACTGACCAGTGACCAGGACGATGTCCTCAAGTCCCACCAGTCCCACCATGACTCAATGACCCCAATGGCCACGGTGACCCAACGATGACCCAACGATGACCCAATGACCACCATGACCATGATCCCGCATGACCCAACGATGACCCCAACCCCCACCATGACCCAACAATGACCCAATGGCCACCGTGACCCAACGATGACCCCAAGACCCACCATGACCCAACGATGATCCCAACACCCCCCATGACCCAATGACCACCATGACCATGACCCACCTTGACCCAACCATGACCAAATCCCACCATGACCCAACGacgaccccaaaccccaccatgACCCACCATGACCCAACcatgaccccaaaccccaccatgACCCAACGACCACCATGACCATGACCCACTATGACCCAACaatgaccccaaaccccaccatgACCATGACCCACCATGACCCAATGACCACCATGACCCAACAATGACCCCAAGACCCACCAAGACCCACCATGACCCAACgatgaccccaaaccccaccatgACCAACCCCCCCTATGACCCAATGACCACCATGACCATGACCTACAATGACCCAATGacgaccccaaaccccaccatgACCAAACCCCACCATGACCCAACcatgaccccaaaccccaccgTGACCCAACGACCACGACCCAACCgcgaccccaaaccccaccgTGACCCAACGATGACCCAATGACCACATGACCCAACAATGACCTCAAACCCCACTGTGACCCAACGATCACCCAATGACCACCATGACCCAACCATGACCCCAACACCCCCCATGACCCAATGACCACCATGACCCAACgatgaccccaaaccccaccctgACCAAACCCCACCGTGACCCAATGACCACCATGACCCAATGACGACCCCAAGACCCACCATGACCCAATGGTGACCCAATGACCACCACGACCCAGTgatgaccccaaaccccaccgTGACCCAATGACCACCATGACCTGATGATGACCCAACGACCACCATGACCCAATGATGACCCAATGACCACCATGACCCAACGATGACCCAACGACCACCATGACTCAATGATGACCCAATGACCACCATGACCCAACGACCACCAAGACCCAACCATGACCCAATGACCACCATCACCCAACgatgaccccaaaccccaccctgACCAAACCCCACCATGACCCAACGACCACCATGACCCAACAATGACCCAACGACCACCATGACCCAACAATGACCCAACGACCACCATGACCCAACGATGACCCAACGATCACCATGACTCAATGATGACCCAACGACCACCATGACCCAACGATGACCCAATGACCACCATCACCCAACGATGACCCCAAACCTCACCCTGACCAAACCCCACCATGACCCAATGACCACCATGACCTGATGATGACCCAACGACCACCATGACCCAACAATGACCCAACGACCACCATGACCCAACGATGACCCAACAACCACCATGACCCAACGACCACCAAGACCCAACgatgaccccaaaccccaccctgACCAAACCCCACCGCGACCCACCTGGAGAAGCTCTTGCCGCAGTGCCCGCAGGCGTAGGGCTTGTGCACGTGGCCCTGGTGCGAGCGCACGTGCGACGCCATCCTGTCCTTGCGCTTGAAGCGCTGCTGGCACACGGGGCACTGGAAGGGCCTCTCGTCCGTGTGCGACAGCCGGTGCCGCTTCAGGTGGTAGACGTCGCGGAACGCCTTCCCGCACGTGTCGCACGCGTGGCTCttccgcgccgccgccgccgccgcgcgtttcggcgccgccgccccggcgcCGTCGCCCTCCTCGCCTtgccgggcgggcgcggcgtCGAGGAGGTCTtgggggaggggcagcagggtgggggaGGGCCGGGGGCCGCGCTTGGGGGCGCCGGGCGCGCCGTGCGTGGCCTGGTGGCGCCGCAGGTTGTAGCCGTTCTTGAACTCCTTGGCGCACAGCCCGCACACGTAGGGGGCGCCCTTGGCCCTGCGCGGCGCCGACGTCACCGCCGACGTCaccgcggcggcggccgccggggcGGTCTCGGGCGGCGGCGACGTCACCGGTTTGAGGGGGGAGGGGTCGatggtggggggaggggggggaggggcgggcggagggggggggtcgggggtggggggaggggggggaggggcaggaggtccacggggaggggggagggggaggggggagggggaggggcagcggcggcctggggagggggaggggagagaggtgGGCCAGTGTAAACCAGTTTGGACCAGTATGGGTCACTATggaccagtacaaaccagtctGGACCGGTGTGGACCAGTATAGGTCActatggaccagtataaaccagtttGGACTGGTgtggaccagtataaaccagtttGGACCGGTgtggaccagtataaaccagtttGGACCGGTgtggaccagtataaaccagtatggatGAATTTGtaccagtataaaccagtttGGATTGGCATGGACCAGTATGGGTCActatggaccagtataaaccagtttGGTTTAcactgtaatataatataaaccagtataaaccagtttGGAGTGGTGTGGACCAGTCTAAACCAGTATGGACTGGTTGTAAACCAGTTTGAACcggtatggaccagtataaagcagtacggaccagtataaaccagtatggaccggTGTGGACCAGTATGGGTCACTacagaccagtataaaccacTATGGACCAGTAAGGAGCGctataaaccagtatggaccagtttAGACTGGTATGGGTCAGTgtggaccagtataaaccagtatgggCCAGTTTAGACTGGTATGGGTCAGTgtggaccagtataaaccagtatgggCCAGTTTAGACTGGTATGGGTCAGTCTAGACCCAGTATGGGCCAGTTTGGATGAGTTTGGACCAGCACGGACCAGTTTAGACCAGTAAGGACCCGTATGTACCAGTAAAAACAGTAAtggaccagtatagaccagtaaacccagtatggaccagtatgggcCAGTATGGGCCAGTAACAGACCAGTACCACCAGTACTGACCAGTAAAACCACTACCACCAGTAACGGGAGCCAagccagtgtccccagtgccaccagtgctcccagtgccaccagtaaGAGCTCCCAGTCACACCAGtaacagctcccagtgctcccagtgctcccagtgccaccagtaaGAGCTCCCAGtcacaccagtaacaccagtaacagctcccagtgctcccagtacagACTGACACCAGTGTGCCCAtcgctcccagtgctcccagtgctcccagtgccaccagtaaCAGCTCCCAGtggtcccagtgccaccagtaacagctcccagtgctcccagtgccaccagtaacaccagtaacagctcccagtgctcccagtgctcccagtacagACTGACACCGGTGTGCCCAtcgctcccagtgctcccagtgccaccagtaacagctcccagtgctcccagtaacaGCTCCCAGTAAAACAAGTACCACCAGtaacagctc includes these proteins:
- the MAZ gene encoding myc-associated zinc finger protein — its product is PPPTIDPSPLKPVTSPPPETAPAAAAAVTSAVTSAPRRAKGAPYVCGLCAKEFKNGYNLRRHQATHGAPGAPKRGPRPSPTLLPLPQDLLDAAPARQGEEGDGAGAAAPKRAAAAAARKSHACDTCGKAFRDVYHLKRHRLSHTDERPFQCPVCQQRFKRKDRMASHVRSHQGHVHKPYACGHCGKSFSRPDHLNSHVRQVHSTERPFKCQTCEAAFATRDRLRAHAVRHEDKVPCHVCGKLLSAAYVSDHLRVHGPAPRGHAPARGSGCPAPTPSPAPAPPPPLDGTPGGSQGW